The Streptomyces europaeiscabiei genome window below encodes:
- a CDS encoding zinc-dependent alcohol dehydrogenase — protein MATMKSVRTAGVGKVEVVDVERPAPGPKDVLVRVRACGICGTDVTFLHMGGMPARGHQGGEMVPVPLGHEPAGEIVEVGAEVIGLAVGDRVVVNPQDAPTGIIGCGGRYGGMSEYLLIENAEVGKGVAVFPDTVPFAIASLNEPMAVARHCVNRSGAGPDDKVVVFGAGPIGLGAAIWLKLRGVKHVVVADVIPSRLEKALAVGADAVIDSAQEDVAARLTELHGGAANALGQPRPGTDIFIDAAGVPAVFNTVVGSAKWGAKLVMVAVQKKGSEIDLGGMLRSELTLIASQGYPTEIFEVTPEIVEHHERFAKLISHRVPAADVDRAFELALTPGAAEKVVVTFDE, from the coding sequence ATGGCGACGATGAAGTCCGTCCGGACCGCCGGTGTCGGCAAGGTCGAGGTCGTGGACGTCGAGCGCCCCGCGCCCGGCCCCAAGGACGTGCTCGTCCGCGTCCGCGCCTGCGGCATCTGCGGCACCGACGTCACCTTCCTGCACATGGGAGGCATGCCGGCCCGTGGTCACCAGGGCGGTGAGATGGTGCCGGTGCCGCTCGGCCACGAGCCGGCCGGTGAGATCGTCGAGGTCGGCGCCGAGGTCATCGGTCTCGCGGTCGGGGACCGGGTGGTGGTCAACCCGCAGGACGCGCCGACCGGCATCATCGGCTGCGGCGGCAGGTACGGCGGGATGAGCGAGTACCTGCTGATCGAGAACGCCGAGGTCGGCAAGGGCGTGGCCGTCTTCCCCGACACCGTGCCCTTCGCCATCGCCTCCCTCAACGAGCCGATGGCCGTGGCCCGGCACTGCGTCAACCGTTCCGGGGCGGGACCGGACGACAAGGTCGTCGTCTTCGGTGCGGGGCCCATCGGTCTCGGCGCGGCGATCTGGCTGAAGCTGCGCGGTGTGAAGCACGTGGTCGTCGCCGACGTCATCCCCTCCCGGCTGGAGAAGGCACTGGCCGTGGGCGCGGACGCCGTCATCGACTCCGCCCAGGAGGATGTCGCCGCGCGGCTCACCGAGCTGCACGGCGGGGCCGCCAACGCGCTCGGCCAGCCCCGGCCCGGCACGGACATCTTCATCGACGCGGCCGGGGTTCCCGCGGTGTTCAACACCGTGGTGGGCTCGGCCAAGTGGGGCGCGAAGCTCGTCATGGTCGCCGTGCAGAAGAAGGGTTCGGAGATCGATCTCGGCGGCATGCTCCGCAGCGAGCTGACCCTGATCGCCTCCCAGGGCTACCCCACGGAGATCTTCGAGGTGACCCCCGAGATCGTCGAGCACCACGAGCGCTTCGCCAAGCTCATCAGCCACCGGGTGCCCGCCGCCGACGTCGACCGGGCCTTCGAGCTGGCGCTGACGCCGGGGGCGGCGGAGAAGGTGGTCGTCACCTTCGACGAGTAG
- a CDS encoding SDR family NAD(P)-dependent oxidoreductase codes for MSSNGLDGRSVVVTGAGSGIGRAAALKFAAAGAKVLVADLDKEAAEETVRAIGTAGGTAVGVVGDLSDQSVVDEVVERAVEAFGGLDVLVNNAGIMDRMSALADVADAEWERVIRVNLTAPFLLTRAALPHMLKAGRGTIVFTASEAGLRGSAAGAAYTASKHGVVGLVKSLSVMYRKQGIRANAIAPGPTMTNIKVDADQQAHGPAVIGGLIGANIGRLGTAEEQADAILFLASDAAAFVNGVVLPVDDAWAAV; via the coding sequence ATGAGCAGCAACGGTCTCGACGGCCGCAGTGTCGTCGTCACGGGTGCCGGTTCCGGCATCGGACGGGCCGCGGCCCTGAAGTTCGCCGCGGCGGGCGCGAAGGTCCTGGTCGCCGACCTCGACAAGGAGGCCGCCGAGGAGACCGTCCGGGCGATCGGGACGGCCGGCGGCACCGCTGTCGGGGTCGTCGGCGACCTCAGCGACCAGTCGGTCGTCGACGAGGTCGTCGAGCGTGCCGTGGAGGCCTTCGGCGGGCTGGACGTCCTGGTGAACAACGCCGGGATCATGGACCGGATGTCGGCCCTCGCGGACGTCGCGGACGCCGAGTGGGAGCGGGTCATCCGGGTCAACCTGACGGCGCCGTTCCTGCTCACCCGGGCCGCTCTGCCGCACATGCTGAAGGCGGGGCGCGGCACGATCGTCTTCACCGCCTCCGAGGCCGGACTGCGCGGCAGCGCGGCGGGTGCCGCCTACACCGCGTCGAAGCACGGTGTCGTCGGCCTGGTGAAGAGCCTGTCGGTGATGTACCGCAAGCAGGGCATCCGGGCCAACGCGATAGCCCCCGGCCCCACGATGACCAACATCAAGGTCGACGCCGACCAGCAGGCCCACGGCCCCGCGGTCATCGGCGGGCTGATCGGCGCCAACATCGGCCGCCTCGGCACCGCCGAGGAGCAGGCCGACGCGATCCTCTTCCTGGCCTCCGACGCCGCCGCCTTCGTCAACGGCGTGGTCCTGCCCGTCGACGACGCCTGGGCCGCCGTCTGA
- a CDS encoding sensor histidine kinase, which yields MIGRLKQTYRGMRLGTRLALGLGALALVVFAVVGNALTMYMRDYLSAQLNEQLKIAQIAQSKSIADYGTLKGKKYYRWYYAVYDTSGGAPVLRKPEDPADVPKDIDDFTLVAKALTVEGTEVTRTEHLKGQGQYRLRACEVEPGVILVSAAPMDDIEDTVGRLITVQVVTFALALMALVVFGRAMLRRGLKPLSDMAHTARGITSHDLTDSARLPVRHDNRDGGFEVEELRTAFNTMLEHIDDALAVRTEAEQRLRRFVADASHELRTPLMSVRGYADLFQYAAAHSPEERDKHLARLRAEAARMGYLLDDLLMLARLDAADVETPLRLEEADLVELALQAADAFRAGHPGHPLTVRTGSDSVRLRLDPLRLRQVLDNLLTNAAVHTPRGTKVRLEVSVESGSAEVRITDSGPGIPADDQERVFDRFYRVDKARSRDRGGSGLGLAVARSLVRAHGGTIILTGEPGTTTFTVRLPLGESEAPGV from the coding sequence GTGATCGGCCGACTCAAGCAGACCTACCGCGGCATGCGCCTCGGCACCCGGCTGGCCCTCGGCCTCGGCGCCCTGGCGCTCGTCGTGTTCGCCGTCGTGGGCAACGCGCTGACCATGTACATGCGCGACTACCTCTCCGCGCAGCTCAACGAACAGCTGAAGATCGCCCAGATCGCCCAGTCCAAGAGCATCGCGGACTACGGCACGCTCAAGGGCAAGAAGTACTACCGCTGGTACTACGCGGTGTACGACACGTCGGGCGGCGCCCCGGTGCTCCGGAAGCCCGAGGACCCCGCCGACGTGCCCAAGGACATCGACGACTTCACCCTCGTGGCCAAGGCGCTGACCGTCGAGGGCACGGAGGTCACCCGCACCGAGCACCTGAAGGGCCAGGGCCAGTACCGGCTGCGGGCCTGCGAGGTCGAGCCCGGCGTGATCCTGGTCAGCGCCGCGCCCATGGACGACATCGAGGACACGGTCGGCCGGCTGATCACGGTCCAGGTCGTCACCTTCGCCCTCGCCCTCATGGCGCTCGTGGTGTTCGGCCGGGCCATGCTGCGGCGCGGCCTGAAGCCGCTGAGCGACATGGCGCACACCGCCCGCGGCATCACCTCGCACGACCTGACGGACTCGGCACGGCTGCCGGTCCGCCACGACAACCGCGACGGCGGCTTCGAGGTCGAGGAGCTGCGCACCGCCTTCAACACCATGCTGGAGCACATCGACGACGCCCTCGCCGTCCGCACCGAGGCCGAACAGCGGCTGCGCCGCTTCGTCGCCGACGCCTCGCACGAACTGCGCACCCCGCTGATGTCGGTACGCGGCTACGCCGACCTCTTCCAGTACGCCGCCGCCCACAGCCCCGAGGAACGCGACAAGCACCTGGCCCGGCTGCGCGCCGAGGCCGCCCGCATGGGGTACCTGCTGGACGACCTCCTGATGCTCGCCCGCCTCGACGCCGCCGACGTGGAGACCCCGCTGCGACTGGAGGAGGCCGACCTGGTGGAGCTGGCGCTCCAGGCGGCGGACGCCTTCCGCGCGGGCCACCCCGGCCACCCGCTGACCGTGAGGACCGGCTCCGACTCCGTACGGCTGCGCCTGGACCCCCTGCGGCTGAGGCAGGTCCTCGACAACCTCCTCACCAACGCCGCCGTGCACACCCCGCGCGGCACGAAGGTCCGTCTGGAGGTGTCCGTCGAGTCCGGCTCGGCCGAGGTGCGGATCACCGACTCCGGGCCCGGTATCCCGGCCGACGACCAGGAGCGCGTCTTCGACCGTTTCTACCGTGTCGACAAGGCGCGCAGCCGTGACCGGGGCGGCAGCGGCCTCGGCCTCGCCGTCGCCCGCTCCCTGGTCCGTGCCCACGGCGGCACCATCATCCTGACCGGCGAACCGGGCACGACGACGTTCACGGTGCGCCTGCCGTTGGGCGAGAGCGAAGCGCCCGGGGTGTAG
- a CDS encoding sensor histidine kinase, translating into MGKTVRQAARATLQLVIAAAMAFGMYLFITVLLITAIATLAVVGAWMLPETVTLIRRIAGAKRHQVAAWTGRAVPEAYQPLEGTLRERLRIAVRDPGTRTDARWMLAYYVYGALFFLAVPLWPLGLVVDGVWCGALRREALVLPLISRLADLDAHWSETLLKPSPKARLAERVEELTATRADAIAAHGAELRRIERDLHDGAQARLVSLSMRIGLAQRAYDRDPEAARRLLLDAQEQAEAALTELRHVVRGIHPPILTDRGLAGAVRALAASSGLEVTVDVRGLEEADGPRPPAAVEAAAYFVVAEALTNAAKHSGSGNAEVRLARTARGVRVLVRDDGRGGAGPVAPSSRPAVPADAAFAMGGSGLLGMQRRVAALDGSTAVTSPVGGPTVIEVELPCVW; encoded by the coding sequence ATGGGCAAGACGGTGCGGCAGGCCGCGCGGGCCACGCTCCAGCTGGTCATCGCCGCCGCGATGGCCTTCGGCATGTACCTCTTCATCACGGTGCTGCTGATCACCGCGATCGCCACGCTCGCCGTGGTGGGCGCCTGGATGCTGCCCGAGACCGTGACGCTGATCCGCCGTATCGCCGGCGCGAAACGCCACCAGGTGGCCGCCTGGACCGGCCGGGCCGTCCCCGAGGCCTACCAGCCCCTGGAGGGCACCCTCCGCGAACGCCTGCGTATCGCCGTCCGTGACCCCGGCACCCGCACCGACGCCCGCTGGATGCTCGCGTACTACGTCTACGGCGCCCTCTTCTTCCTCGCGGTACCCCTGTGGCCGCTGGGCCTGGTCGTCGACGGTGTGTGGTGCGGGGCGCTGCGCCGCGAAGCCCTCGTCCTGCCGCTGATCAGCCGTCTCGCCGACCTCGACGCCCACTGGTCCGAGACCCTGCTCAAACCCTCGCCCAAGGCCCGCCTCGCCGAGCGGGTGGAGGAGCTGACGGCGACCCGCGCCGACGCGATCGCCGCCCACGGTGCCGAACTCCGCCGGATCGAACGCGACCTGCACGACGGCGCCCAGGCCCGCCTGGTCTCGCTGTCCATGCGAATCGGGCTGGCCCAGCGCGCGTACGACCGCGACCCGGAAGCCGCACGCCGGCTGCTGCTCGACGCGCAGGAACAGGCCGAGGCCGCGCTGACCGAACTCCGGCACGTCGTGCGCGGCATCCACCCGCCGATCCTCACCGACCGGGGCCTGGCCGGTGCCGTACGGGCCCTGGCGGCGAGCAGCGGCCTCGAAGTGACCGTGGACGTGCGCGGGTTGGAGGAGGCCGACGGGCCGCGCCCGCCCGCCGCGGTGGAGGCCGCCGCCTACTTCGTCGTCGCCGAGGCCCTGACCAACGCGGCCAAGCACAGCGGCAGCGGCAACGCCGAGGTCCGCCTCGCCCGCACGGCCCGGGGTGTCCGTGTCCTGGTGCGCGACGACGGCCGGGGCGGCGCCGGCCCGGTTGCCCCGTCGAGCCGCCCCGCCGTACCTGCCGACGCCGCCTTTGCGATGGGCGGATCCGGACTCCTCGGCATGCAGCGGCGGGTCGCCGCGCTCGACGGGAGCACGGCTGTGACCAGCCCCGTCGGCGGGCCCACCGTGATCGAGGTGGAGCTGCCCTGCGTATGGTGA
- a CDS encoding LuxR C-terminal-related transcriptional regulator, which translates to MRVVIAEDNALLREGLVLLLTSAGHEVPAVAGSGPEILPALLEHRPDVAVLDVRMPPAFRDEGLRAALEARRSIPGLPVLVLSQYVEESYAAELLGGGASGVGYLLKDRIGRVDEFLDALDRVAAGGTALDPEVVTELLARRKDSPLDSLTPREREVLKLMAEGHDNATIARTLVVTERAVSKHIGNVFLKLGLPTSDSGHRRVLAVLAYLDNK; encoded by the coding sequence GTGCGCGTGGTGATCGCAGAGGACAACGCCCTGCTGAGGGAGGGCCTGGTCCTGCTGCTGACCTCGGCCGGACACGAGGTGCCGGCGGTCGCGGGCAGTGGCCCCGAGATCCTCCCCGCACTGCTGGAACACCGCCCGGACGTCGCCGTCCTGGACGTCCGGATGCCGCCCGCCTTCCGCGACGAGGGGCTGCGCGCCGCCCTGGAGGCCCGCCGGAGCATTCCGGGTCTGCCGGTACTGGTCCTCTCGCAGTACGTGGAGGAGTCGTACGCCGCCGAACTGCTCGGCGGGGGCGCGAGCGGGGTCGGCTATCTGCTCAAGGACCGGATCGGCCGGGTGGACGAGTTCCTGGACGCGCTCGACCGGGTCGCGGCGGGCGGTACCGCGCTCGACCCGGAGGTGGTGACCGAACTGCTGGCCCGCCGCAAGGACTCACCGCTCGACTCGCTCACCCCGCGCGAGCGCGAGGTGCTGAAGCTGATGGCCGAGGGACACGACAACGCCACCATCGCCAGGACCCTGGTCGTCACCGAACGCGCGGTCAGCAAGCACATCGGCAACGTCTTCCTGAAGCTGGGCCTGCCGACCAGCGACAGCGGCCACCGCAGGGTGCTGGCCGTGCTGGCGTACCTCGACAACAAGTAG